The following proteins are encoded in a genomic region of Arachis ipaensis cultivar K30076 chromosome B02, Araip1.1, whole genome shotgun sequence:
- the LOC107626261 gene encoding uncharacterized protein LOC107626261, which yields MELMEDHTFVVGQEFPDVKAFRNAIKEAAIAQHFELRIIKSDLIRYFAKCASDGCPWRIRAVKLPNSPTFTIRSLEGTHTCGRNAHNGHHQASVDWIVGFIEERLRENINYKPKDILHDIQKQYGITIPYKQAWRAKERGLAAIYGSSEEGYCLLPSYCEQIKKTNPGSVAEVFTTGPDNRFQRLFVSFHASIHGFLNGCLPIVGFGGIQLKSKYLSTLLSATSFDADGGLFPLAFGVVDVENDDSWTWFLSELHKALELNNGSIPKIIFLSDGQKGIVDAVRRKFPNSSHAFCLRHLSESIGKVFKNSRLVHLLLQSAYATTTASFKEKMADIEEISPEAAKWLQQFHPSQWALVYSEGTRYGHLSSNIEEFNRWILETRELPIIQVIERIHSKLKSEFDERRSISTSWCSVLAPSAERRISEAVSQAPTYQVLRSDEVEFEVLSTDRSDIVNIGSHSCSCRDWQLYGIPCSHAVAALVSCRKDVYSFTMKCFTVTSYRETYSKEIQPLPGKLEWRKTEESAMEDDIIVVRPPKFRRPPGRPEKKRMCVEVLNREKHTVHCSRCNQTGHYKTTCKADMIKMINSI from the coding sequence ATGGAACTAATGGAAGACCACACTTTTGTTGTTGGTCAAGAATTCCCTGATGTGAAGGCATTCCGGAATGCAATTAAAGAAGCTGCTATTGCACAGCATTTTGAGCTTCGTATTATCAAAAGTGACCTGATTCGCTACTTTGCTAAGTGTGCCTCAGATGGCTGTCCATGGCGAATCCGTGCTGTCAAGCTACCTAATTCCCCAACATTTACTATACGAAGTCTCGAAGGAACCCATACATGTGGGAGAAATGCTCACAATGGCCACCACCAGGCTTCTGTTGATTGGATTGTGGGTTTTATAGAAGAAAGGTTGCGAGAAAACATTAATTATAAGCCGAAAGATATCTTACACGATATCCAGAAACAATATGGGATAACTATACCATATAAGCAAGCTTGGCGTGCTAAGGAGCGGGGACTTGCGGCAATCTATGGTTCTTCTGAAGAAGGGTATTGCCTGCTCCCTTCATATTGTGAACAGATAAAGAAAACAAACCCTGGAAGTGTTGCAGAGGTGTTTACCACTGGTCCAGATAACCGCTTTCAGAGGCTTTTTGTTTCCTTTCATGCATCAATCCATGGTTTCCTTAATGGTTGTTTGCCTATTGTTGGATTTGGTGGAATCCAGCTGAAGAGTAAATACCTTAGCACATTGCTTTCGGCGACTTCTTTTGATGCTGATGGAGGTTTGTTTCCACTAGCATTTGGTGTTGTCGATGTTGAAAATGATGACAGCTGGACATGGTTCCTGTCTGAGTTGCATAAGGCACTTGAGTTAAATAATGGAAGCATACCAAAGATTATATTTTTGTCAGATGGGCAAAAAGGTATTGTGGATGCAGTGAGAAGGAAGTTTCCAAACTCGTCTCATGCATTCTGCTTGCGTCACTTAAGCGAAAGCATTGGCAAGGTGTTCAAGAATTCTAGGCTTGTCCACCTTCTGTTGCAGTCTGCATATGCCACCACAACTGCTTCGTTCAAAGAAAAAATGGCCGACATAGAGGAGATCTCTCCCGAAGCTGCTAAATGGTTACAGCAATTTCATCCCTCCCAATGGGCCCTTGTGTATTCTGAAGGGACTCGATATGGCCATCTATCCTCTAATATTGAGGAGTTCAACAGATGGATTCTTGAAACCAGAGAGTTACCAATCATCCAGGTGATTGAGAGGATTCATAGCAAGCTTAAGAGTGAGTTTGATGAGAGGCGATCGATAAGCACTTCATGGTGTTCTGTACTTGCCCCATCAGCTGAGAGGCGAATCTCTGAAGCTGTTAGTCAGGCACCTACATATCAAGTCCTTAGATCAGATGAAGTAGAGTTTGAAGTTCTTTCCACTGATCGATCAGACATTGTAAATATTGGTAGCCATAGCTGTTCCTGCCGTGATTGGCAGCTATATGGGATCCCATGCTCCCATGCAGTTGCTGCCCTTGTCTCATGTCGAAAGGATGTCTATTCATTTACCATGAAGTGCTTCACTGTTACAAGTTACAGAGAAACATATTCCAAGGAAATACAACCTCTTCCAGGAAAGCTTGAATGGAGAAAAACAGAAGAGTCTGCCATGGAAGATGATATCATCGTTGTAAGACCACCAAAATTCAGGAGACCACCAGGCCGCCCTGAAAAGAAACGAATGTGTGTGGAGGTCCTTAACCGTGAGAAGCATACAGTGCATTGTAGTCGGTGTAATCAAACCGGACATTACAAGACAACTTGCAAAGCAGACATGATCAAGATGATCAATAGCATATAA
- the LOC107626262 gene encoding squalene monooxygenase, producing MEYQYIVGVGGILVSTLVFLFSVYSFSEKRKITGSSSSIYVKFKGGSAAEASQDGGAYTQEAEESRDVIIVGAGVAGAALAYTLGKDGRQVHVIERDLNEPDRIVGELLQPGGYLKLLELGLQDCVDQIDAQKVFGYALYKDGKNTRLSYPLENFDSDVSGRSFHNGRFIQRMREKASSLPNVKLEQGTVTSLLEENGTIKGVHYKTKSGQEFIAKAPLTIVCDGCFSNLRRSLCNPQVEVPSHFVGLVLENCNLPYANHGHVILGDPSPILFYPISSTEIRCLVDVPGQKLPSVGNGDMAHYLKTVVAPQVPGELYNSFIAAVDKGNIRTMPNRSMPAWPYPTPGALLMGDAFNMRHPLTGGGMTVALSDIVVLRDLLKPLHDLHDASSLCNYLESFYTLRKPVASTINTLAGALYKVFCASPDPARKEMRQACFDYLSLGGVFSNGPIALLSGLNPRPLSLVAHFFAVAIYGVGRLLIPFPSPNRIWIGARLISGASGIIFPIIKAEGVRQMFFPATVPAYYRTPPIHSHH from the exons ATGGAATATCAGTATATTGTGGGAGTGGGAGGGATCTTGGTTAGCACTTTGGTGTTTTTGTTTTCGGTCTACAGTTTTTCAGAGAAGAGGAAGATCACAGGTTCAAGTTCATCAATATATGTTAAGTTTAAAGGAGGGTCTGCAGCAGAGGCATCACAAGATGGAGGAGCATACACTCAAGAGGCTGAAGAAAGCAGAGATGTTATCATTGTCGGCGCCGGAGTTGCCGGTGCAGCTCTTGCTTACACGCTTGGAAAG GATGGAAGGCAAGTGCATGTGATTGAAAGAGACTTGAATGAACCTGACAGAATTGTTGGTGAATTGCTTCAGCCTGGGGGATATCTCAAGTTACTTGAATTGGGTCTTCAGG ATTGTGTAGACCAGATTGATGCTCAGAAAGTGTTTGGCTATGCTCTTTACAAGGATGGAAAGAACACCAGGCTGTCTTATCCCTTGGAAAATTTTGACAGTGATGTTTCTGGTAGAAGCTTTCACAACGGCCGCTTCATTCAGAGAATGCGAGAAAAGGCTTCTTCTCTTCCAAA TGTAAAATTGGAGCAAGGAACTGTCACATCTCTACTTGAAGAAAATGGAACCATCAAAGGTGTGCACTACAAAACCAAGAGTGGACAAGAGTTCATAGCAAAGGCTCCCCTGACCATAGTATGTGATGGATGCTTTTCCAATTTGAGGCGTTCTCTTTGCAATCCCCAG GTTGAAGTACCTTCTCATTTTGTAGGCCTTGTCTTAGAGAATTGTAACCTGCCATATGCAAATCATGGACATGTTATCTTGGGTGATCCTTCACCAATTCTGTTTTATCCAATCAGCAGCACCGAGATTCGATGTTTGGTTGATGTGCCTGGCCAAAAATTACCTTCTGTTGGTAATGGTGATATGGCTCATTATTTGAAAACTGTGGTAGCTCCTCAG GTTCCTGGAGAGTTGTATAATTCTTTTATAGCAGCAGTTGATAAGGGTAACATAAGAACAATGCCAAATAGAAGCATGCCTGCTTGGCCTTACCCCACTCCCGGCGCGCTTCTGATGGGAGATGCCTTCAACATGCGCCACCCTTTAACCGGAGGAGGAATGACCGTGGCCTTGTCTGACATTGTTGTGCTAAGGGATCTGCTTAAGCCTCTGCATGATCTCCATGATGCTTCTTCTCTTTGCAACTATCTTGAATCTTTCTACACCTTGCGCAAG CCAGTGGCATCTACAATAAACACTTTAGCTGGTGCATTATACAAGGTGTTTTGTGCATCACCTGATCCTGCTAGGAAAGAAATGCGCCAGGCATGTTTTGATTATCTGAGCCTTGGAGGTGTTTTCTCAAATGGACCAATAGCTCTACTATCCGGCCTAAATCCGCGGCCGCTCAGCCTCGTTGCTCATTTCTTTGCTGTTGCTATATATGGTGTCGGCCGCCTGCTCATACCATTTCCTTCTCCCAATCGGATTTGGATCGGAGCTAGACTGATTTCA GGTGCATCAGGCATCATTTTCCCCATTATCAAGGCCGAAGGAGTGAGACAAATGTTCTTCCCTGCAACTGTGCCGGCATATTACAGAACCCCTCCTATTCATTCCCATCATTGA